The sequence TTTTGACCAAGAAAGCTACTAAGCGTAAACGTCATTTACGTCCAAAAGGCATGGTATCTAAAAACGATCTAGGTTTGGTCGTTGCATGTCTGCCATACGCATAAGTAATTTTGGTTTGAATTAAGACGATAGGAGAAGTACATGGCTCGCGTAAAACGTGGTGTGGTAGCACGTGCACGTCACAAGAAGATTTTAAAGCAGGCGAAAGGTTACTACGGTGCCCGTTCGCGCGTTTATCGTGTTGCATTCCAGGCAGTGATCAAGGCAGGCCAATACGCCTACCGTGACCGCCGTCAACGGAAGCGTCAATTCCGCCAACTGTGGATTGCACGTATTAACGCAGCTGCTCGTCAGAATGGCTTGTCTTACAGCCGTTTCATCAATGGTCTGAAAAAGGCTTCTGTTGAAATCGACCGTAAGATCTTGGCTGACATCGCAGTATTCGATAAAGTGGCATTCTCTGCACTGGTCGAAAAAGCGAAAGCAGCTCTGGCGTAAGTCAGAATTGAAGAGGGAGCTTGTCTCCCTCTTTTAATCTTTAGCTTCTAAGCAATAAGGTCATCGTTATGATGCATACCGTTACTTTTCGCTTCTTTTTTTACTTTAGCGCCTGATTTCAGGAGGCTTGCGCGTAAGAATAGAAACGAAAAATAACGCCAAAGCCTCCCATCGTGGAGGCTTTTTTATTTTTTACTCTACAGCACTATGGTGATGAGAGTGGGGGGTAGCTCTGATGGGATACCTTGCTGATTTTATGTAAAAGCGGGCCATACCGGCCAGAGGAAGAGAAAACAATGCCACATCTCGCAGAGCTGGTTGCCAAAGCTAAAGCAGCCATAGAAGATGCCCAAGATGTTGCCGCGTTGGATTTGGTGCGCGTCGAATATCTAGGCAAGAAAGGCCATTTGACCCTTCAGATGACATCGCTGCGTGAGTTGCCAGCGGAAGAGCGCCCAGCAGCTGGCGCAGTCATCAATCAGGCCAAACAGGAAGTACAAGAAGCACTCAATGCCCGCAAAGATACGCTGGAATCAGCG comes from Yersinia mollaretii ATCC 43969 and encodes:
- the rpmI gene encoding 50S ribosomal protein L35; translated protein: MPKIKTVRGAAKRFKKTGAGGFKRKHANLRHILTKKATKRKRHLRPKGMVSKNDLGLVVACLPYA
- the rplT gene encoding 50S ribosomal protein L20 gives rise to the protein MARVKRGVVARARHKKILKQAKGYYGARSRVYRVAFQAVIKAGQYAYRDRRQRKRQFRQLWIARINAAARQNGLSYSRFINGLKKASVEIDRKILADIAVFDKVAFSALVEKAKAALA
- the pheM gene encoding pheST operon leader peptide PheM encodes the protein MHTVTFRFFFYFSA